CAGGGCTGATGCGCAACCGCGTTCGGTGCGCACGTGCAGCGTTTGCGTTTAGAAGGTGCCACGGAAATTGGACCACAATTGGACCCCAGCGTAGGGTAACGCATGGACCCCAGGCAATTCGCGACGAAAGAAATATAAGTAAAATCAATGGTCGGGGTGACAGGATTTGAACCTGCGACTCCTACGTCCCGAACGTAGCTGGATCCGGCACAAATGCTCGTTGCGGTCTTGTACTGGATAAAAAAGTTACCATTTAATAATAAGTGGTGCTATTATTATCCGCATGCCCAGATCCCGCGACGTATCCGCTGCAATTCAGCAATTCCGCCAACGAGGGGGGACACTTCGAACGCGAGAGGCGCTCGAATACGGTATCCACCCCGAAACGCTCTACTTTCTGCGCGATGCCGGGCGAATTACTGTGCTCTCACGCGGGCTATATAAACTTGCTGACGAACCCGAATCCAGCAACCCGGACCTAGCAGTAGTCGCGGCACGCGCCCCCGGCGCAGCCGTATGTCTTGTTTCAGCACTCGTCTTTCACGACATCACGACGCAAATTCCGGCAGCAGTTCAGCTTGCAGTACCACGCGGTGCCTATTCCAAAATAAAGCTCGATCCACTGCCGGTGCAAGTCTTTCGCTTTGATCCCAAAACATTCGAGATTGGTCTTGAGATTCACGATCTGGGCGGTGCACGCGTGCGTATCTACAACCCAGCCAGAGCCGTTGTGGATAGCTTCAAATTCCGAAATAAGCTCGGACTCGATATCGCTCTCGAGGCTCTACGCCTCGCCCGAGAACGCAAAAAGGTATCGAATAAAGATCTCCTTCGCTACGCCCGGCTGCTGCGCGTCGAGCGAGTTCTGCAGCCCTTTCTGATGGCTCTCGCTTGACCGCGTCCACGAAAAATATTGTCGCCTCAGTTCTCGCACGGCTCCGCAATCAGGCGCAGGCACAACGCGTCCCATTCAATCAGGTGCTTCAGTTTTATGCGATGGAACGCTTTCTCTATCGATTGTCGAAGTCGGCGCATGTCGACAGCGTGTTGCTTAAAGGCGCGTTGC
This genomic interval from Pirellulales bacterium contains the following:
- a CDS encoding type IV toxin-antitoxin system AbiEi family antitoxin domain-containing protein; its protein translation is MPRSRDVSAAIQQFRQRGGTLRTREALEYGIHPETLYFLRDAGRITVLSRGLYKLADEPESSNPDLAVVAARAPGAAVCLVSALVFHDITTQIPAAVQLAVPRGAYSKIKLDPLPVQVFRFDPKTFEIGLEIHDLGGARVRIYNPARAVVDSFKFRNKLGLDIALEALRLARERKKVSNKDLLRYARLLRVERVLQPFLMALA